The Cyanobacteriota bacterium genome contains the following window.
GGCTCGAACCGGAGCAGAAGCCCCCACCCTCGCAGCAGATAAACGGACAGCTTGGGCGATCGCAGCAGTGCCTGACACAATTCCTGAATCAGTCCAAACTCAAATTATGGCGGCTGGAGCCACACTATCCCTCACTCAATGGCAAAATCTAACGGCGTTGCAACGGTTTGTGCTGATTAAGCTCAGTCAGCCTGGGCATGAACATCGTAATTTCTTGCCTGCCCTACAAGAGTTTGGACTAGTTGAGAATTCCTATACAAGCGAGACCTAAGTCAGGATGACTTTCAATGTCAATGATGTTGATGTTAATGATGATGGTAGCCATCTTCCTCTAGCAGACCATTAGGCCTTGGTTATACCAATTCCCTGGACTATCGTTACAGATGGCTTT
Protein-coding sequences here:
- a CDS encoding nitrate reductase associated protein codes for the protein MTCFQFEQDFVNSLRCIPMRVRYNLDACSVKLSLQQWQQLTLQQRQGLLELPCETAIEQANYRQQLQQWLLARTGAEAPTLAADKRTAWAIAAVPDTIPESVQTQIMAAGATLSLTQWQNLTALQRFVLIKLSQPGHEHRNFLPALQEFGLVENSYTSET